One Setaria italica strain Yugu1 chromosome II, Setaria_italica_v2.0, whole genome shotgun sequence DNA segment encodes these proteins:
- the LOC101755350 gene encoding CTL-like protein DDB_G0274487, protein MGAAENDAPPRQEGARGRGAAPAPVPESVEKVVVVDQAPPPPVARLQAQRPLAPLQVTTQAPPPPMSVASGAVEPPPQVAAYQPIPQAPQQGPLPSLNSHKYTNGITLCVFLLHLAAAGFTIGFFVFKIVQENTHHPQSRNARRERSLLREWLLPVEGAVALSIVLAFAWQKAVRTWPRAMVRVILWSSFGVTLGVGALLMIFSTLATVGLGVAMVVFSIGTGLYACWVTRRVGFTARVFERAVQPVDKFRGLNGPAYLMVAAGFLWISVWCVAVIGAVNFRFPGLTILALVLSLAWTAEVMRNVANLTASRVIALYYLRGMQSSVQFSFQRALSYNLGSACLGSLFVPTIEALRILARGLNLLEGEDEFMFSCAHCCLHVMNGVFSFGNSWAFVHIAAYGRGFVQASRSTWGQFEALPGMAALVDSDITSSVCFLTGVTSGALCVALAGSWAFATHRHYTATVSLLAFFVGYLMTRIGMALPQACVGCYYVCYAENPTSQLFDNTIPAQMRKMQEGCDPVVVPTPRFPQQRASA, encoded by the exons ATGGGCGCCGCCGAGAACGAC gcgccgccgcggcaggaAGGCGCGCGAGGCAGGggggctgcgccggcgccggtgccggagtCGGTGGAGAAGGTCGTCGTCGTGGACcaggcgccgcctccgcccgtggCGAGGCTGCAGGCGCAGCGGCCGCTGGCGCCGCTGCAGGTCACCacgcaggcgccgccgccgcccatgtccGTGGCCTCCGGCGCCgtcgagccgccgccgcaggtggcGGCGTACCAGCCCATCCCGCAGGCCCCACAGCAG GGTCCGCTTCCGTCTCTCAACTCGCACAAGTACACCAACGGTATAACATTGTGCGTCTTCCTGCTCCATCTTGCTGCAGCGGGGTTCACCATTGGCTTCTTCGTGTTCAAGATCGTCCAGGAGAACACCCATCACCCACAGTCCCGTAATGCGCGGCGCGAACGCAGCCTGCTGCGTGAGTGGCTGCTGCCGGTGGAGGGTGCAGTGGCGCTGAGCATTGTCCTAGCCTTTGCATGGCAGAAAGCTGTGCGCACGTGGCCGCGTGCGATGGTGCGCGTCATCCTCTGGTCCAGCTTTGGCGTCACCCTTGGTGTGGGCGCGCTGCTCATGATCTTCTCTACGCTGGCCACGGTCGGGCTCGGCGTCGCCATGGTGGTGTTCTCCATCGGCACTGGGCTTTACGCCTGCTGGGTGACGCGCCGCGTGGGCTTCACCGCTCGGGTGTTCGAGCGTGCCGTGCAGCCTGTGGACAAGTTCCGCGGGCTGAATGGCCCCGCGTACCTGATGGTGGCGGCTGGGTTCCTGTGGATCTCCGTGTGGTGCGTGGCGGTGATTGGCGCGGTCAACTTCCGGTTCCCCGGGCTGACGATCCTGGCGCTGGTGCTAAGCCTGGCGTGGACCGCGGAGGTGATGCGGAACGTGGCGAACCTGACGGCGAGCCGGGTGATCGCACTCTACTACCTGCGCGGGATGCAGTCGAGCGTGCAGTTCAGCTTCCAGCGCGCGCTGTCCTACAACCTCGGCAGCGCCTGCCTGGGCTCGCTCTTCGTGCCCACCATCGAAGCGCTGCGCATCCTGGCACGCGGGCTGAACCTCCTGGAGGGCGAGGACGAGTTCATGTTCTCCTGCGCGCACTGCTGCCTCCACGTCATGAACGGCGTCTTCAGCTTCGGCAACAGCTGGGCCTTCGTCCAT ATCGCGGCGTACGGGCGGGGGTTCGTGCAGGCGTCGCGGAGCACGTGGGGCCAGTTCGAGGCGCTGCCGGGGATGGCGGCGCTGGTGGACTCGGACATCACGAGCTCGGTGTGCTTCCTGACGGGCGTGACGAGCGGCGCGCTGTGCGTGGCGCTGGCGGGCTCCTGGGCGTTCGCGACGCACCGGCACTACACGGCCACCGTGTCGCTGCTGGCCTTCTTCGTCGGGTACCTGATGACCCGGATCGGCATGGCGCTGCCGCAGGCGTGCGTGGGGTGCTACTACGTGTGCTACGCCGAGAACCCCACGTCGCAGCTGTTCGACAACACCATCCCGGCGCAGATGCGCAAGATGCAGGAGGGCTGCGACCCGGTCGTCGTGCCCACGCCGCGGTTCCCACAGCAGCGCGCCAGCGCGTGA
- the LOC101756027 gene encoding beta-glucosidase 26: MCWDYPFISIFGGHGLCLRPSCSLSSGSMQRTMKKLTAPAVLLAAAAHVLLLTLRTAQCFNPEIYNTGGLSRRAFPAGFVFGTAASAYQVEGMAKQGGRGPSIWDAFIKVPGTIPDNATADVAVDEYHRYKEDVNIMKNMGFDAYRFSISWSRIFPNGTGEVNQEGVDYYNRLIDYMIQQGITPYANLYHYDLPLALHEQYLGWLSPKIVEAFADYAEFCFQMFGDRVKNWFTFNEPRCVAALGYDNGLHAPGRCSGCAAGGNSTTEPYLVAHHLILSHAAAVKRYRDKYQLYQKGRIGILLDFVWYEPFSDSNADRAAAQRARDFHLGWFLDPIVNGRYPYSMQEIVEDRLPLFSDEESRMVKGSIDYVGINHYTSFYMKDPGTWNLMPISYQYDWHASFVYERNGVPIGAHANSYWLYIVPWGINKAVNYVKETYENPIMILAENGMDQPGNISISQGVHDTIRIRYYRDYITELKKAIDDGARVIGYFAWSLLDNFEWRLGYTSRFGLVYVDYKTLKRYPKDSAFWFKHMLSKKRS; encoded by the exons ATGTGTTGGGACTATCCTTTTATAAGTATCTTCGGAGGGCACGGATTGTGTCTCCGGCCTTCCTGCTCCCTCTCCTCTGGGTCCATGCAGAGAACCATGAAGAAGCTCACGGCACCGGCGGTACTGCTAGCGGCGGCAGCTCATGTCCTGCTGCTGACGCTGAGGACGGCGCAATGCTTCAACCCAGAGATCTACAACACAGGCGGGCTCAGCCGCCGCGCGTTCCCGGCGGGGTTCGTCTTCGGGACGGCCGCGTCGGCGTACCAGGTCGAGGGGATGGCCAAGCAGGGAGGCCGGGGGCCTAGCATCTGGGACGCCTTCATCAAGGTACCAG GGACGATCCCTGACAATGCCACGGCTGATGTGGCGGTCGACGAGTATCATCGATACAAG GAAGATGTGAACATAATGAAGAACATGGGCTTTGATGCATACCGGTTTTCGATCTCTTGGTCTAGGATCTTCCCGA ATGGAACTGGTGAGGTGAACCAGGAAGGAGTGGATTACTACAACAGGCTAATAGATTACATGATTCAGCAAG GAATCACCCCATATGCAAACCTCTACCACTATGACCTCCCGTTGGCACTCCATGAGCAGTACCTTGGCTGGCTTAGCCCAAAGATCGT GGAGGCGTTTGCAGACTATGCAGAATTCTGCTTCCAGATGTTTGGAGACAGGGTGAAGAACTGGTTTACCTTCAACGAGCCGAGGTGCGTCGCGGCCCTGGGCTACGATAATGGCTTACACGCACCAGGAAGGTGTTCTGGATGTGCTGCTGGAGGGAACTCCACTACAGAGCCGTACCTTGTCGCGCATCATCTCATACTTTCTCATGCAGCTGCGGTTAAGCGATACCGTGATAAATATCAG CTCTACCAAAAGGGGAGGATTGGAATTCTCTTGGATTTTGTGTGGTACGAACCTTTCAGTGACAGCAACGCGGATCGAGCTGCGGCGCAGCGAGCCAGGGACTTCCACCTCGGCTG GTTCCTCGACCCCATTGTAAACGGACGGTACCCATACTCAATGCAAGAGATTGTAGAGGATAGACTGCCATTGTTCAGTGATGAAGAGTCCAGGATGGTGAAAGGCTCCATAGACTATGTTGGCATCAACCACTACACTTCTTTCTACATGAAGGACCCTGGTACATGGAACCTGATGCCGATCAGCTACCAATATGATTGGCATGCTAGTTTTGTCT ATGAAAGAAACGGTGTCCCTATCGGCGCTCAT GCAAACTCCTACTGGCTGTACATTGTACCATGGGGAATCAACAAGGCTGTCAACTATGTCAAGGAAACCTATGAAAATCCTATAATGATCCTTGCTGAAAATG GAATGGACCAACCAGGTAACATCAGTATTTCTCAGGGTGTGCACGACACGATAAGAATTCGCTATTACAGAGACTACATAACAGAGCTCAAGAAGGCGATAGATGATGGTGCCAGAGTCATTGGGTACTTTGCGTGGTCATTGCTTGACAACTTCGAGTGGAGGCTTGGGTACACTTCCCGGTTCGGCCTGGTCTATGTGGACTACAAGACACTGAAAAGGTACCCCAAGGATTCAGCTTTCTGGTTCAAGCACATGCTCTCCAAGAAGAGGAGCTAG
- the LOC101755756 gene encoding uncharacterized protein LOC101755756 — translation MGAEYPTFADVSGARALLFLADSSPAPPPPPPPPALSDEFSCYSGSSSSSSYSGASARSCVSDSARRGRPVDPLRVLSVVASLRRINPKMLAEATGALFHSGAEKKRKGVWIEVDSYEDQSERSSTVASEGSTVTAAASAGSTATSGRCRRPPRASGGGDGGGEKAPRRAEVIMQWFSRSQAGPATENDIRAAVGDNSGTSKAIRWLLKQEGGLRRAGTGGLLDPYVYMVAG, via the exons atgggagCGGAGTACCCCACCTTCGCCGACGTCTCCGGGGCCCgcgccctcctcttcctcgccgactcctcgcccgcgccgccccctcctccgcctcctcccgctctcAG CGACGAGTTCTCCTGTtactcgggctcctcctcctcctcttcctactCCGGCGCGTCGGCGAGGTCGTGCGTCTCCGactcggcgcggcgcggccgccccGTCGACCCCCTCCGCGTGCTCTCCGTCGTCGCCTCCCTCCGCCGCATCAACCCTAAG ATGCTCGCCGAGGCCACAGGCGCGCTGTTCCATAGCGGGGCAGAGAAGAAGCGGAAGGGAGTGTGGATCGAGGTCGACAGCTACGAGGACCAGAGCGAGAGGAGCAGCACGGTGGCCAGCGAGGGGAGCACCGTCACGGCCGCCGCGTCCGCGGGCTCCACGGCCACGTCGGGGAGATGCCGCCGGCCTCcacgggcgagcggcggcggagatggtggtggtgagAAGGCGCCGAGGAGGGCGGAAGTGATCATGCAGTGGTTTTCGCGGTCGCAAGCTGGGCCGGCCACGGAGAACGAcatccgcgccgccgtcggcgacaACTCCGGGACGAGCAAGGCGATACGCTG GCTGCTGAAGCAGGAGGGTGGCTTGCGGCGTGCAGGCACTGGCGGCCTCTTGGATCCGTATGTGTATATG GTCGCAGGCTGA